The following is a genomic window from Citrifermentans bemidjiense Bem.
GGGGGATCCTGGAGCAGGTGATCTCTACCTGCTATCAGGCAAGCCTGTTGCGGGAAGAAGAGCGACCGGTCATGTTTCGCCTGATCATCAGGGATTCTTACTTGTTCGCCGCCCATGAAGGGCCACCCACAGGGATGCATCGACTCATTTTTTCCAGAACTCGTCCTTTTAACGAGTATGAATTGCACCGCTTGGCCCCTGCGGCCGATTTCTACCGGACCCTGATCGGCATCTTTGTCGAACCGGCGCAAGGGGCGCAGATCTGGGGATTGCTGCATTCCGGAACCCGCTGGATGCATGCGGTCTACGGCGGGAGGAAGACTTCGCCTCCCATGCCGTTGAGCCTGGTTGTGTACGTTACCGGACCCGGTCAGATCTCGGTCTGCATCGGAGACAACATCATCGCCTCGCTGAACGGTGGACAGATCAACTGCCCGACGCTCGACGTCTTTAATTCGAAATGGCTCAACACGAGCCTTGGCGCTCTCAATGCGGAGACCTGGGCTTTGCACCAGGCCGCCCGTGCCAGCACAGACCGCGTCTGGGCCGAGTTGGACCCGCAATTGGGCAGCAGTATCGGGCAACAGGCCATACGGCGCATTATCAGCGTGATCAGGAACTCGAACCATGGCGGCTTGCTGGTGTATCTTCCTGCCGAGATGGCAGAAGAGATCCAGGAGGACAACCCTTACCTGACCATCAAGTACCAGTTCCTGGAGTACGATTCCAGGCAGCGCTTCCTGAGTCTGACGCTACGCATCATGAACACTCTGGCCGAGATCTACGGCGATCCTGATTCTCCGGGCAAGCAGGTGGGGTGGCAGGAATATGTAAACAGCAAGAACGAGAATATAGCGCTTCTGGACGAGGCCATTTTCGACGTCGCCCATTTCATTGCAGCGCTTTCCGCAGTCGATGGAGCAGTGGTGATAACCAAACGGCAGGAACTGTTAGGTTTCGGCGGGGTAATCTCGGGGGACCTGGACAGCGTGGGAATGGTGGCCCATGCACTTGATACCGAAGGGGAGCAGTCAGAGCCGGTTTTGAGCGAGGCGGTAGGGACCCGGCACCGGGCGGCCTACCGTCTGTGTCAGAGGCTGCACCAGGCGATAGCTATAGTCATCTCGCAGGATGAGAGCGTACAGATAGTGAAGTGGCATAACGGCATGGTCACCTACTGGGACCAGGTGCCTACCGGGGTGCCGGGGTTTTAGAGGGCGTCAATCGGCATCGACGTTCCTGACCCCCTCCGGCCTCCACGCGGGCGAGATCACCTTCGCCCCCTTTTCTTTACCGAGTAAACTCCCAAAGGTGACGGCGAAATCACCGAACTTGTTGTTCACATT
Proteins encoded in this region:
- a CDS encoding putative sensor domain DACNV-containing protein; this encodes MSKIKESLTRTPSQFGHSYPRDLVSFIFERWEDEAFVARLCCGESGEFQLPDRGILEQVISTCYQASLLREEERPVMFRLIIRDSYLFAAHEGPPTGMHRLIFSRTRPFNEYELHRLAPAADFYRTLIGIFVEPAQGAQIWGLLHSGTRWMHAVYGGRKTSPPMPLSLVVYVTGPGQISVCIGDNIIASLNGGQINCPTLDVFNSKWLNTSLGALNAETWALHQAARASTDRVWAELDPQLGSSIGQQAIRRIISVIRNSNHGGLLVYLPAEMAEEIQEDNPYLTIKYQFLEYDSRQRFLSLTLRIMNTLAEIYGDPDSPGKQVGWQEYVNSKNENIALLDEAIFDVAHFIAALSAVDGAVVITKRQELLGFGGVISGDLDSVGMVAHALDTEGEQSEPVLSEAVGTRHRAAYRLCQRLHQAIAIVISQDESVQIVKWHNGMVTYWDQVPTGVPGF